Proteins from a genomic interval of Salvelinus alpinus chromosome 7, SLU_Salpinus.1, whole genome shotgun sequence:
- the ints6l gene encoding integrator complex subunit 6 isoform X2 has product MPILLFLIDTSASMNQRTYLGTTYLDIAKGAVEIFMKLRARDPASRGDRYMLVTFDDPPYGVKAGWKENHATFMSELKNLQASGLTTLGHALRAAFDLLNLNRLVSGIDNYGQGRNPFFLEPSVIITITDGNKLTHTSGVPDELHLPLTSPLPGSELTKEPFRWDQRLFALVLRLPGAATPDSEQLGSVPNDESAITQMCEVTGGRSYCVRTQRMLNQCLDSLVQKVLSGVVINFEKTGPDPPLVGEDGMVDPSRPVLSFSPQPWHSCHKLIYVRPNPKTGVPVGHWPIPESFWPDQNSPALPPRSAHPMVRFTCVDCEPMVIDKLPFDKYELEPSPLTQYILERKSPHMCWQVFVNSSGKHSDLAQPFGYLKASTTLSCVNLFVMPYNYPVVLPLLDDLFKVHKLKPNLKWRQAFEIYLKTMPPYFLLPLKKALRMMGAPNLISDNMDCGLSYSVISYLKKLSQQAKMESDRLIVSVGKKAPQETGIKVKNHSNTLSLAHRKDFKQLLQGITGEMSLRLADINFKEFAGFQIALLNKDLKPQAYRNAYDIPRRNLLDQLTRMRSNLLRTTQKLIRGQDEDYLHSIPMVQMGNYQEYLKMMPSPLREIDPDQPKRLHTFGNPFKQDKKGMMIDEADEFVTGPQSKKRGITGDPNSGAALKRRRSMSPLLRRPQTPPIITNHVVGKGSNGNGAQGQDGIIKPIPLHKGAVGNNVLGTESNGEGGVGPESGDGWPGMVVDGVGGGTNALILEEKESERPGMCAGDSGEDSGVEEDRLGEGGLDELPPSERQQQSCEGDQEGELEGDENGADQAEPEAVTIAPLDGSNAELRTRVIKEVRKPGRNYETIFRLLEEVKGSVTVQRYFIHHAIKEAARFKKRVLIQQLETALELIEEKELQLPAVRLYNDHGR; this is encoded by the exons ATGCCTATTTTACTTTTCCTGATAGACACGTCCGCTTCTATGAATCAGCGCACTTATTTGGGTACGACGTATCTGGACATTGCTAAAGGCGCGGTTGAGATCTTTATGAAG CTGCGTGCCCGAGACCCGGCTAGTAGAGGCGACAGGTACATGCTAGTTACATTCGATGATCCACCATACGGAGTTAAG GCGGGCTGGAAGGAGAACCATGCCACATTTATGAGTGAACTGAAGAACCTGCAGGCGTCTGGACTGACCACTCTGGGTCACGCTCTCCGCGCGGCCTTTGACCTACTCAACCTAAACCGCCTTGTCTCTGGCATCGACAACTATGGACAG GGCCGTAACCCGTTCTTTCTGGAGCCGTCGGTGATCATCACCATCACGGATGGGAACAAGCTGACTCACACCTCTGGGGTGCCGGATGAG ctccacctgcccCTGACCTCTCCACTTCCAGGCAGTGAGCTGACCAAGGAGCCATTCCGGTGGGACCAGCGTCTCTTCGCCCTGGTGCTGCGTCTCCCTGGGGCAGCCACGCCCGACAGCGAGCAGCTGGGCAGCGTCCCCAACGACGAGTCTGCCATCACCCAGATGTGTGAGGTCACTGGAG GTCGGTCATACTGTGTACGGACTCAGAGGATGCTGAACCAGTGTCTGGACTCTCTGGTCCAGAAGGTTCTGAGTGGTGTCGTCATTAACTTTGAAAAGACAGGGCCAGATCCGCCTCTGGTAGGCGAAG ATGGTATGGTTGACCCGAGCCGGCCCGTGTTGTCCTTCAGCCCACAGCCCTGGCACAGCTGCCACAAGCTCATCTACGTGCGACCCAACCCCAAGACAGGGGTGCCTGTAGGCCACTGGCCCATCCCTGAGTCCTTCTGGCCGGACCAGAACTCCCCCGCTCTG CCTCCTCGCTCTGCTCACCCCATGGTGCGTTTCACCTGTGTGGACTGTGAGCCCATGGTGATTGACAAGCTACCCTTTGACAAGTACGAACTGGAGCCCTCGCCACTCACCCAGTACATCCTGGAGAGGAAGTCTCCACACATGTGCTGGCAG GTCTTTGTGAACAGTAGTGGAAAGCACAGTGACCTAGCCCAGCCCTTTGGGTACCTGAAGGCCAGCACCACTCTCTCCTGtgtcaacctctttgttatgccTTACAACTACCCAGTTGTTTTGCCACTCCTTG ATGACCTGTTTAAAGTGCACAAACTGAAGCCAAACCTAAAGTGGCGGCAGGCCTTTGAGATCTACCTGAAGACCATGCCTCCTTACTTTCTCTTG ccattgaagaagGCACTGAGAATGATGGGAGCGCCCAACCTCATCTCCGACAACATGGACTGTGGCCTCAGCTACAGTGTCATCTCCTACCTAAAGAAGCTTAGCCAGCAG GCAAAGATGGAGTCGGATCGCCTGATCGTGTCTGTAGGGAAGAAGGCTCCCCAAGAGACTGGGATAAAGGTGAAGAACCACTCCAACACCCTGTCCCTGGCCCACCGCAAAGACTTCAAGCAGCTGCTGCAGGGTATCACCGGAGAGATGTCCCTCCGCCTTGCAGACATCAACTTCAAGGAGTTTGCCGGCTTTCAGATTGCACTGCTCAACAAG GATCTAAAGCCTCAGGCGTATCGGAACGCCTATGACATCCCAAGACGGAACCTTCTGGATCAGCTGACACGGATGCGCTCCAACCTTCTGAGGACTACTCAGAAACTTATCAGAGGACAAGATGAAG ACTACCTTCACAGTATACCCATGGTTCAGATGGGCAACTATCAGGAGTATCTAAAGATGATGCCGTCTCCTCTGAGAGAGATCGACCCTGACCAACCCAAACGCCTGCACACCTTCGGCAACCCATTCAAACAGGACAAGAAg GGGATGATGATTGATGAGGCAGATGAGTTTGTAACGGGTCCCCAAAGCAAGAAGAGAGGCATTACGGGGGACCCCAACTCGGGGGCTGCTCTGAAGAGAAGGCGGAGTATGTCCCCTTTATTGCGTCGGCCCCAGACTCCACCAATCATCACCAACCATGTAGTGGGGAAGGGGTCCAATGGGAACGGGGCCCAGGGCCAGGATGGCATCATCAAGCCCATCCCACTGCACAAAG GAGCAGTGGGGAACAACGTGCTGGGCACAGAGAGTAACGGGGAGGGGGGTGTGGGGCCTGAATCAGGGGACGGCTGGCCTGGAATGGTGGTGGACGGTGTGGGAGGGGGCACAAATGCACTCAtcctggaggagaaagagagtgagaggccTGGGATGTGTGCGGGGGACAGTGGGGAGGACAGTGGCGTGGAGGAGGACAGGTTGGGGGAGGGTGGCCTGGATGAGCTTCCCCCCTCAGAGAGACAGCAGCAAAGCTGTGAGGGGGACCAGGAGGGAGAGCTGGAGGGAGATGAAAATGGAGCAGACCAAGCTGAGCCTGAGGCGGTCACCATAgccccactagatggcagcaatgCTGAGCTGCGCACACGGGTCATCAAGGAGGTCCGCAAACCTGGCCGCA ACTATGAGACCATATTCAGGCTGCTGGAGGAGGTGAAGGGGTCTGTGACGGTCCAGAGGTACTTCATCCATCACGCGATCAAGGAGGCTGCCAG gTTTAAGAAGCGGGTGCTGATCCAGCAGTTGGAGACAGCTCTGGAGTTGATTGAGGAGAAGGAGCTGCAGCTCCCTGCTGTCCGCCTTTACAACGACCATGGTAGATAG
- the ints6l gene encoding integrator complex subunit 6 isoform X1 has product MPILLFLIDTSASMNQRTYLGTTYLDIAKGAVEIFMKLRARDPASRGDRYMLVTFDDPPYGVKAGWKENHATFMSELKNLQASGLTTLGHALRAAFDLLNLNRLVSGIDNYGQGRNPFFLEPSVIITITDGNKLTHTSGVPDELHLPLTSPLPGSELTKEPFRWDQRLFALVLRLPGAATPDSEQLGSVPNDESAITQMCEVTGGRSYCVRTQRMLNQCLDSLVQKVLSGVVINFEKTGPDPPLVGEDGMVDPSRPVLSFSPQPWHSCHKLIYVRPNPKTGVPVGHWPIPESFWPDQNSPALPPRSAHPMVRFTCVDCEPMVIDKLPFDKYELEPSPLTQYILERKSPHMCWQVFVNSSGKHSDLAQPFGYLKASTTLSCVNLFVMPYNYPVVLPLLDDLFKVHKLKPNLKWRQAFEIYLKTMPPYFLLPLKKALRMMGAPNLISDNMDCGLSYSVISYLKKLSQQAKMESDRLIVSVGKKAPQETGIKVKNHSNTLSLAHRKDFKQLLQGITGEMSLRLADINFKEFAGFQIALLNKDLKPQAYRNAYDIPRRNLLDQLTRMRSNLLRTTQKLIRGQDEDYLHSIPMVQMGNYQEYLKMMPSPLREIDPDQPKRLHTFGNPFKQDKKGMMIDEADEFVTGPQSKKRGITGDPNSGAALKRRRSMSPLLRRPQTPPIITNHVVGKGSNGNGAQGQDGIIKPIPLHKGRGAVGNNVLGTESNGEGGVGPESGDGWPGMVVDGVGGGTNALILEEKESERPGMCAGDSGEDSGVEEDRLGEGGLDELPPSERQQQSCEGDQEGELEGDENGADQAEPEAVTIAPLDGSNAELRTRVIKEVRKPGRNYETIFRLLEEVKGSVTVQRYFIHHAIKEAARFKKRVLIQQLETALELIEEKELQLPAVRLYNDHGR; this is encoded by the exons ATGCCTATTTTACTTTTCCTGATAGACACGTCCGCTTCTATGAATCAGCGCACTTATTTGGGTACGACGTATCTGGACATTGCTAAAGGCGCGGTTGAGATCTTTATGAAG CTGCGTGCCCGAGACCCGGCTAGTAGAGGCGACAGGTACATGCTAGTTACATTCGATGATCCACCATACGGAGTTAAG GCGGGCTGGAAGGAGAACCATGCCACATTTATGAGTGAACTGAAGAACCTGCAGGCGTCTGGACTGACCACTCTGGGTCACGCTCTCCGCGCGGCCTTTGACCTACTCAACCTAAACCGCCTTGTCTCTGGCATCGACAACTATGGACAG GGCCGTAACCCGTTCTTTCTGGAGCCGTCGGTGATCATCACCATCACGGATGGGAACAAGCTGACTCACACCTCTGGGGTGCCGGATGAG ctccacctgcccCTGACCTCTCCACTTCCAGGCAGTGAGCTGACCAAGGAGCCATTCCGGTGGGACCAGCGTCTCTTCGCCCTGGTGCTGCGTCTCCCTGGGGCAGCCACGCCCGACAGCGAGCAGCTGGGCAGCGTCCCCAACGACGAGTCTGCCATCACCCAGATGTGTGAGGTCACTGGAG GTCGGTCATACTGTGTACGGACTCAGAGGATGCTGAACCAGTGTCTGGACTCTCTGGTCCAGAAGGTTCTGAGTGGTGTCGTCATTAACTTTGAAAAGACAGGGCCAGATCCGCCTCTGGTAGGCGAAG ATGGTATGGTTGACCCGAGCCGGCCCGTGTTGTCCTTCAGCCCACAGCCCTGGCACAGCTGCCACAAGCTCATCTACGTGCGACCCAACCCCAAGACAGGGGTGCCTGTAGGCCACTGGCCCATCCCTGAGTCCTTCTGGCCGGACCAGAACTCCCCCGCTCTG CCTCCTCGCTCTGCTCACCCCATGGTGCGTTTCACCTGTGTGGACTGTGAGCCCATGGTGATTGACAAGCTACCCTTTGACAAGTACGAACTGGAGCCCTCGCCACTCACCCAGTACATCCTGGAGAGGAAGTCTCCACACATGTGCTGGCAG GTCTTTGTGAACAGTAGTGGAAAGCACAGTGACCTAGCCCAGCCCTTTGGGTACCTGAAGGCCAGCACCACTCTCTCCTGtgtcaacctctttgttatgccTTACAACTACCCAGTTGTTTTGCCACTCCTTG ATGACCTGTTTAAAGTGCACAAACTGAAGCCAAACCTAAAGTGGCGGCAGGCCTTTGAGATCTACCTGAAGACCATGCCTCCTTACTTTCTCTTG ccattgaagaagGCACTGAGAATGATGGGAGCGCCCAACCTCATCTCCGACAACATGGACTGTGGCCTCAGCTACAGTGTCATCTCCTACCTAAAGAAGCTTAGCCAGCAG GCAAAGATGGAGTCGGATCGCCTGATCGTGTCTGTAGGGAAGAAGGCTCCCCAAGAGACTGGGATAAAGGTGAAGAACCACTCCAACACCCTGTCCCTGGCCCACCGCAAAGACTTCAAGCAGCTGCTGCAGGGTATCACCGGAGAGATGTCCCTCCGCCTTGCAGACATCAACTTCAAGGAGTTTGCCGGCTTTCAGATTGCACTGCTCAACAAG GATCTAAAGCCTCAGGCGTATCGGAACGCCTATGACATCCCAAGACGGAACCTTCTGGATCAGCTGACACGGATGCGCTCCAACCTTCTGAGGACTACTCAGAAACTTATCAGAGGACAAGATGAAG ACTACCTTCACAGTATACCCATGGTTCAGATGGGCAACTATCAGGAGTATCTAAAGATGATGCCGTCTCCTCTGAGAGAGATCGACCCTGACCAACCCAAACGCCTGCACACCTTCGGCAACCCATTCAAACAGGACAAGAAg GGGATGATGATTGATGAGGCAGATGAGTTTGTAACGGGTCCCCAAAGCAAGAAGAGAGGCATTACGGGGGACCCCAACTCGGGGGCTGCTCTGAAGAGAAGGCGGAGTATGTCCCCTTTATTGCGTCGGCCCCAGACTCCACCAATCATCACCAACCATGTAGTGGGGAAGGGGTCCAATGGGAACGGGGCCCAGGGCCAGGATGGCATCATCAAGCCCATCCCACTGCACAAAGGTAGGG GAGCAGTGGGGAACAACGTGCTGGGCACAGAGAGTAACGGGGAGGGGGGTGTGGGGCCTGAATCAGGGGACGGCTGGCCTGGAATGGTGGTGGACGGTGTGGGAGGGGGCACAAATGCACTCAtcctggaggagaaagagagtgagaggccTGGGATGTGTGCGGGGGACAGTGGGGAGGACAGTGGCGTGGAGGAGGACAGGTTGGGGGAGGGTGGCCTGGATGAGCTTCCCCCCTCAGAGAGACAGCAGCAAAGCTGTGAGGGGGACCAGGAGGGAGAGCTGGAGGGAGATGAAAATGGAGCAGACCAAGCTGAGCCTGAGGCGGTCACCATAgccccactagatggcagcaatgCTGAGCTGCGCACACGGGTCATCAAGGAGGTCCGCAAACCTGGCCGCA ACTATGAGACCATATTCAGGCTGCTGGAGGAGGTGAAGGGGTCTGTGACGGTCCAGAGGTACTTCATCCATCACGCGATCAAGGAGGCTGCCAG gTTTAAGAAGCGGGTGCTGATCCAGCAGTTGGAGACAGCTCTGGAGTTGATTGAGGAGAAGGAGCTGCAGCTCCCTGCTGTCCGCCTTTACAACGACCATGGTAGATAG
- the ints6l gene encoding integrator complex subunit 6 isoform X3, giving the protein MCEVTGGRSYCVRTQRMLNQCLDSLVQKVLSGVVINFEKTGPDPPLVGEDGMVDPSRPVLSFSPQPWHSCHKLIYVRPNPKTGVPVGHWPIPESFWPDQNSPALPPRSAHPMVRFTCVDCEPMVIDKLPFDKYELEPSPLTQYILERKSPHMCWQVFVNSSGKHSDLAQPFGYLKASTTLSCVNLFVMPYNYPVVLPLLDDLFKVHKLKPNLKWRQAFEIYLKTMPPYFLLPLKKALRMMGAPNLISDNMDCGLSYSVISYLKKLSQQAKMESDRLIVSVGKKAPQETGIKVKNHSNTLSLAHRKDFKQLLQGITGEMSLRLADINFKEFAGFQIALLNKDLKPQAYRNAYDIPRRNLLDQLTRMRSNLLRTTQKLIRGQDEDYLHSIPMVQMGNYQEYLKMMPSPLREIDPDQPKRLHTFGNPFKQDKKGMMIDEADEFVTGPQSKKRGITGDPNSGAALKRRRSMSPLLRRPQTPPIITNHVVGKGSNGNGAQGQDGIIKPIPLHKGRGAVGNNVLGTESNGEGGVGPESGDGWPGMVVDGVGGGTNALILEEKESERPGMCAGDSGEDSGVEEDRLGEGGLDELPPSERQQQSCEGDQEGELEGDENGADQAEPEAVTIAPLDGSNAELRTRVIKEVRKPGRNYETIFRLLEEVKGSVTVQRYFIHHAIKEAARFKKRVLIQQLETALELIEEKELQLPAVRLYNDHGR; this is encoded by the exons ATGTGTGAGGTCACTGGAG GTCGGTCATACTGTGTACGGACTCAGAGGATGCTGAACCAGTGTCTGGACTCTCTGGTCCAGAAGGTTCTGAGTGGTGTCGTCATTAACTTTGAAAAGACAGGGCCAGATCCGCCTCTGGTAGGCGAAG ATGGTATGGTTGACCCGAGCCGGCCCGTGTTGTCCTTCAGCCCACAGCCCTGGCACAGCTGCCACAAGCTCATCTACGTGCGACCCAACCCCAAGACAGGGGTGCCTGTAGGCCACTGGCCCATCCCTGAGTCCTTCTGGCCGGACCAGAACTCCCCCGCTCTG CCTCCTCGCTCTGCTCACCCCATGGTGCGTTTCACCTGTGTGGACTGTGAGCCCATGGTGATTGACAAGCTACCCTTTGACAAGTACGAACTGGAGCCCTCGCCACTCACCCAGTACATCCTGGAGAGGAAGTCTCCACACATGTGCTGGCAG GTCTTTGTGAACAGTAGTGGAAAGCACAGTGACCTAGCCCAGCCCTTTGGGTACCTGAAGGCCAGCACCACTCTCTCCTGtgtcaacctctttgttatgccTTACAACTACCCAGTTGTTTTGCCACTCCTTG ATGACCTGTTTAAAGTGCACAAACTGAAGCCAAACCTAAAGTGGCGGCAGGCCTTTGAGATCTACCTGAAGACCATGCCTCCTTACTTTCTCTTG ccattgaagaagGCACTGAGAATGATGGGAGCGCCCAACCTCATCTCCGACAACATGGACTGTGGCCTCAGCTACAGTGTCATCTCCTACCTAAAGAAGCTTAGCCAGCAG GCAAAGATGGAGTCGGATCGCCTGATCGTGTCTGTAGGGAAGAAGGCTCCCCAAGAGACTGGGATAAAGGTGAAGAACCACTCCAACACCCTGTCCCTGGCCCACCGCAAAGACTTCAAGCAGCTGCTGCAGGGTATCACCGGAGAGATGTCCCTCCGCCTTGCAGACATCAACTTCAAGGAGTTTGCCGGCTTTCAGATTGCACTGCTCAACAAG GATCTAAAGCCTCAGGCGTATCGGAACGCCTATGACATCCCAAGACGGAACCTTCTGGATCAGCTGACACGGATGCGCTCCAACCTTCTGAGGACTACTCAGAAACTTATCAGAGGACAAGATGAAG ACTACCTTCACAGTATACCCATGGTTCAGATGGGCAACTATCAGGAGTATCTAAAGATGATGCCGTCTCCTCTGAGAGAGATCGACCCTGACCAACCCAAACGCCTGCACACCTTCGGCAACCCATTCAAACAGGACAAGAAg GGGATGATGATTGATGAGGCAGATGAGTTTGTAACGGGTCCCCAAAGCAAGAAGAGAGGCATTACGGGGGACCCCAACTCGGGGGCTGCTCTGAAGAGAAGGCGGAGTATGTCCCCTTTATTGCGTCGGCCCCAGACTCCACCAATCATCACCAACCATGTAGTGGGGAAGGGGTCCAATGGGAACGGGGCCCAGGGCCAGGATGGCATCATCAAGCCCATCCCACTGCACAAAGGTAGGG GAGCAGTGGGGAACAACGTGCTGGGCACAGAGAGTAACGGGGAGGGGGGTGTGGGGCCTGAATCAGGGGACGGCTGGCCTGGAATGGTGGTGGACGGTGTGGGAGGGGGCACAAATGCACTCAtcctggaggagaaagagagtgagaggccTGGGATGTGTGCGGGGGACAGTGGGGAGGACAGTGGCGTGGAGGAGGACAGGTTGGGGGAGGGTGGCCTGGATGAGCTTCCCCCCTCAGAGAGACAGCAGCAAAGCTGTGAGGGGGACCAGGAGGGAGAGCTGGAGGGAGATGAAAATGGAGCAGACCAAGCTGAGCCTGAGGCGGTCACCATAgccccactagatggcagcaatgCTGAGCTGCGCACACGGGTCATCAAGGAGGTCCGCAAACCTGGCCGCA ACTATGAGACCATATTCAGGCTGCTGGAGGAGGTGAAGGGGTCTGTGACGGTCCAGAGGTACTTCATCCATCACGCGATCAAGGAGGCTGCCAG gTTTAAGAAGCGGGTGCTGATCCAGCAGTTGGAGACAGCTCTGGAGTTGATTGAGGAGAAGGAGCTGCAGCTCCCTGCTGTCCGCCTTTACAACGACCATGGTAGATAG
- the mospd1 gene encoding motile sperm domain-containing protein 1, whose product MQQQSGQPELVEGSLPVFVFPTELVFYADEQTSHKQVLTLYNPYEFALKFKVLCTAPNKYTVVDATGAVKPQCCVDIVIRHKDVRACHYGVSDKFRLQVSEQSQRKALGRKEVTATLRPSAAQEPPGPRPQEEERQMREQLADSVFFEQTTFQTESRSQSGGPSLLTVLLGLVCMAALMLPTLGEQESTVPVYLHLSVTKKLVAAYVLGLLTMVILRT is encoded by the exons ATGCAGCAGCAGAGTGGACAGCCTGAGCTAGTGGAAGGAAGCCTTCCCGTGTTCGTGTTCCCCACAGAGCTTGTCTTCTACGCGGACGAGCAGACCTCCCACAAGCAGGTTCTCACCCTCTACAACCCCTATGAGTTCGCCCTCAAGTTCAAAG TGCTATGCACAGCGCCCAACAAATATACCGTGGTGGATGCCACCGGAGCCGTCAAACCACAGTGCTGTGTTGACAT AGTGATTCGACACAAAGATGTGCGGGCATGTCACTATGGGGTGTCTGATAAGTTCCGGCTGCAGGTGTCTGAGCAGAGCCAGAGGAAGGCCCTGGGCCGGAAGGAAGTGACGGCCACTCTGAGGCCCTCGGCTGCCCAGGAGCCCCCCGGCCCCCGGCCCCAGGAGGAAGAGCGACAGATGAGGGAACAGCTAGCAGACAGCGTCTTCTTTGAGCAGACCACCTTCCAGACAG aGAGCCGCTCTCAGTCTGGGGGCCCAAGCCTGCTGACGGTGCTGTTGGGGTTGGTGTGTATGGCTGCCCTCATGCTGCCCACACTGGGGGAGCAAGAATCCACCGTGCCTGTCTACCTCCACTTAAGTGTTACCAAGAAACTTGTAGCTGCTTACGTTCTAG GTCTTCTTACAATGGTTATCCTGCGTACATGA